The genomic interval TCGTTAGGGAGGGCGAGCCGCTCGCGAGGATCTCCTCCACCTCTTGCCGACTCTCGAGATGCGGCGAGGACTCGATCGATCCTCGTCCTAGTCCACCGACATAGATGATCCGCTCCACGCCGGCACGAGTGGCGGCGCGGACGGTGTTGCGGGCGATCTGCCGATCGAGGTGTGCGAAGTCCACCGATCGGTTGCGACTCGCCATCGAGTGGACGAGATAGTACACGGTCCCGACGCCTTCGAATGCGCCGGTCAATTCGGAGGGATCCAGCAGATCCCCGGTTACGCGTACGAGCCCCGGGGGCGAGGGCCGAGGCGTGCCGTGCGGGCGGACGAGCGCTCGCACGGGATGGCCCCGTTTGAGCAGAACCTCTGTGACCCGGCGTCCCACGAAGCCGGTCGCGCCCAACACGAGGATGGGGTTCGCTCGGGGTTCGGGCACGACCGGACCATTCCCTCGAAGGAGATGGCCTGTCGGGAGCGGGAACGCAGGACGGTTCGAGCGCGCCTGGTCGGCCGAACGCACGGTGAGAACGGGTTGCGAGCGCGACTCTACAGCTTCTTCAGTGCGTCCGAGACGTCGTCGACGAGCGAGTGGATGTCCCTCTTGAGACGGTCGAGGGCTCTCCTCGTGGTACCGGACGGGTCTTTCGCCAGGGCATCGGCGTGCGCGGCTACCTGTTTAGAGAGCTTCGCAGTAGCCTCGGCGAGATCCTTCACCGCCCTCTTGGTCTCTCGGAGGACCTCGTCGACGGGGTCCGAGGAGTTTGATTTCGAACTCCCGGGCATCGACGCGCTCGTGATGTATCCGCAGGAAGGGCAGACGTTCGTTCCTTCGGGAATCTTGGCTCCGCAGTGAGCGCAGTACATAGGATGCTCCAGAAGGTGGTACTGCGTCGCCCCTACTTACGGACAGCGCGAGTCCCGCGAAGCGAGACGCCCCGAGGCGGTACTGGAACGGTGGCCGAGACTTCCAACCTCGAAGACACCGCGACAGCGTTCGAGCCGGTTCTACGGTGCGTGGAGGCTTTCCGTGCTCCGGCCTCGAAATGGTCAAGTTGAGCGCTGGATTCGCCGCAGCCTACCGAGCGACCATGCCTTCCGATCAGATTGCCTTGGAGGCCTTCGATCTTGGATACGCGTACGCTCCGGGGCGGTTCGCCATCCGACATCTCAACATCGACTTGCACCGGGGAGAGGTCTTGGGGCTGCTCGGTCGCAATGGCGCGGGCAAGACCACCACCGTCCGGCTCCTCACGACGCTACTGCCCCCGACCGAAGGAACCGCCGTCGTTCTAGGTCAGGATGTTCGGTACGGTGGGCGAGCCCTCCGCTCACGTCTCGGGGTCGTGCTCCAGGCTGAGTCGCTCGACTTCGTAACGGTCGAACGGAATCTCACGCTCTACGCGTTTCTCTGGGGCGTACCTCGGGAGGTGGCGAAGAGCCGGGCCGAGGAAATGATCGAGCTCTTCGAGCTCGGAGAGGCTCGGCGTCGCAAACCGTGGGCCCTCTCGGGCGGAGAGCGTCGCCGCTTCCAGGTGGCGCGAGAGCTCATGCACGACATGGAGATCCTGTTCCTGGACGAACCGACCGTCGGCTTGGACGCGATCGCACGGCGCCGGATCCTGCGCTACCTGAAGGAGCGGGCCCGGCACGGTCTATCGATCGTGTTCACGACGCACATCCTCCACGAAGCCGACATGCTGTGCGACCGGATCGCGGTGTTCCACCTCGGTCAGCTCCTCGCCCTGGACACTGCCGAGGAGCTCAAGCGCAAGCACGCCGGAGCGCGAGAAGTATCGGTCACGTTCACTGCCCCGCCCGCGCCCGAAGTGCGCACGGAGCTCGCGCGCGAGCTCGAAGCCCGTGGTGCCGTTCTTCTGGAACGGGTAGAGGACCTTACCGCCCCCGAGACGAAGGTCGCGTTCTTGGCACCGCATGCCGAAGAGATGCTGCCATGGCTCAGCCACTGGGCCTAGTCCCACTCACTCGAGCTCGAGCGGATGTCCGTGGAGGAGGCGACGCTCGAGGCCGCCTTCCTAGGGATGATCGGAGACCTCGACGAGCGGACAACGGACGACGCGAAGGACCGCGACCGATCCTCTGGCGCGCTCCCCCCGGGGCGCATTGGGGGACTCACGTGAAACTTCCGCCGGTACTCCGGTTGGTGGTTCGGAACTTTGCGTCGAACCTGGACCCGCTGACCATCATCATTCGCTTCGGCCAACCGGTCATCACGATCGTCGTCCTCGGCACGATGTTCAGTTCGATCATTTCCACCAACGTGACCGGCGGGGGATCATACACGGCGTTCCTGGTCCCCGGGATGATCGCCTTCCAGATGATCACCGGAGGGGTGGTCTCGGGGAACCTGTTCTGGCTCGACCGCCGGTGGGCGATGGTGGAGCAGATCTTCTTGGGGCCCTTCCGTCGCTCCGAGTACCTCGGCGGGCTCGTGCTCACCACGCTCCTCTTCGCGCTCGTGGGAGTCGGCATCATGATGCTGGTCGGGCTTCCGTTCATCGGCATCCCATCGCTCTCCCCGCTGGGCGTAGCCACGGTCCTCCTCACCGTCGCTCTCGGGAGCATCTTCTTCGCGGGGCTCCTGATCGCGCTCGGGACCCGACTGCGCTCGGCGAACGCCTACTTCACCATCCAGTCGTTCCTCCAGCTGTTCGTCATCTTCCTCTCCACCGTCTATTATCCCATCACCTCGAACACCCCGAAGGCCCTCGCGGTGGTCTTCTACGCCAACCCGCTCACCTACGCCGCGAACACGATCCGAGACGCGTTCGGCGGCACGCTCGGAGTGACCGACCTCGAGTCGCTCGGGGTCCTCGGCGCACTGGCCATCGTCGCGTTCGGGGCCGCCATCTGGGGGTTCCGGACCATGGACCTCGGGCCGATCCAATAAGGGCTCGGCGGTCACTTCCGCCGGAAACGGTCCGGCAGGTTCTCGGAGATGTTCAGTTGCCACCGAAGATCTACCATACACTCGCCCACGATTCGCCGGGCTCTAACTCCGGGTCCCGACCGAGCCCAGGCCGGGCTTCTACCAGTCGTACTGCGATCGCAGGTCCTGACCGTGATCCAGGACGGACTTGAGGTTCATCAGGAAGTACATCCATCCTTGGATCGACCCGCCGTAGAGGTCGACCCATCGCTCCTGTTTCGGAAAGCCCGAGTGCGTGAGCTTCACCACGGTTCCGGCGTTCTTGGGCTCAATCTCCAGCTTCAGCCTGGTCACTAGCATATCCTCCTGCCCGGGCCACTGCCAGGTCAGGGTGATCTGTTTCTCGGGGACGAACTCGAGCACTTTGCCTGTGTGGGTCGGGCCGCTATCCCAGGTGAACGAGTAGCGGCCGCCTCGGCGGAGGGATAGGGTTGCGCCGTCCAGCAACCAGCGCTTGAGAAGCTCGGGATCGGAGATCGCCTTGAAGGCGCTCTTGGGGGAGACTCGAGTGAAGATCTGCAGTTGAATCGTTCGCATCTTGGTGAGCGCCATCACAATCGGGAACTTTCCCGGGTGCTAAACGGCCTAGCATGGTCCAGGAACTCCTCGTTGCCCCGCGTCCATGGGTCGATCCAAACGCCGGGTTACACCCTCGGATCATCGGTTTCCTCCGTCCTGCCTCTTGAACCATGGTCGCTTTCCGGATGGTCATACTACCCTCCGCGATCCTTGCGACGGCGGCTCGAGGGTCCTTTGGTCGTTCCCTCGGTTGTAGGATTATCTATGATCCACCATTGTCGCCTCCCTCCCACCTGGGGCCGGCCGTGAATACGATACACGCCCGACCGTCACTCCTCACCCGGCGTTTGGATCGCCGCCGTCCAAAGCTTTCAGTCGAGATAGCTATTGGTGGTGCGCCGGGATGATCGAGGGGACGCGCGAACCAGGAAACGGACCTTCAGTTCGCGCGAGTCATGAAATCTCGGCGGCGGGTCCGACCGAACACTGGTGCCTCACGCGCCGGTTGCCGTGTTGATCTCCTCGCCGCGCGAGTCACTCCTCCTCGTGAAGTCACGACAATGTTACAGTTCCGTTTGAAACAAATGTTTAAGTATCGAGGTGCAAAGTCCTCCTCAGAGCGTATGACGCTCGTCTGACAAACGGTAACGAGGAACCAACGATGAAGTCCATTATTCAGGAAGCGATCGCGAAGCACCAGGAGAACCAGACCCTGGTGGACGACCGACCCAAGCCCGCGAACCCATCGTACGTGAGCGTCGACGATGCGGAGCTCGCGAAGCTCGCGGACACGCTGCGGGTCAACATCCGCATCGTGGGATGCGGCGGCGGCGGGTCCAACACCATCAACCGTTGCACCGAGGAGGGGATTCAGGGCGCCGAGATGTGCGCCATCAATACGGATGCGAAACACCTGTTGACCATCCACTCCCCGCGCAAGATCCTCATCGGCCGCCGGGCCACGAAGGGCCTCGGCGCCGGCGCTCGCCCCGAGATCGGGGAGGAAGCGGCCCGGGAGAACGAGGAGGAGATTCGCCAGTTCCTGCAGGGAGCTCACATCGTCTTCATCACCGCCGGCATGGGCGGTGGTACCGGGACGGGATCCGCGCACCTCGTCGCGCGCCTCGCCAAGGAAGCCGGCGCCCTGACGATGGGTGTGGTCACGCTTCCGTTCCCCGGTGAAGGGACCGCGCGCATGGAGCAGGCCCGCGATGGGCTCGAGCGCCTGCGCCGCGTGTGCGACACCACGATCGTCATCCAGAACGAGAAGCTGCTCGAACTGGTTCCCCGGATGCCGCTCGACGCGGCCTTCAAGCTCGCGGACGCCGTGCTGATGACCGGGATCAAGGGAATCGCCGAGATCGTCACCCGCCCCGGCCTCGTCAACCTCGACTACGCCGACATCCTGACCGTCATGAAGGACGGTGGGGTCGCCCTCATCGGGCTCGGCGAGAGCGAGAGCGCGACCGACCGGGTCACCGAAGCGGTGACGGAGGCACTCACCTCTCCACTGCTCGGCAACGTCGATCTCAAGGACGCCACGGGGGCCCTCGTCCGCGTGATCGGCGGACCCACCATGACCGTCTCCGAGGCCGAGAAGGCCGCGGCACTGGTCGGCGGCAAGATCTCCAAGCGCGCCCGGATCATCTGGGGCTGCACGGTCGAGAACTCTCCCGAGATGGAGAACACCATCAAGGTGCTCCTGATCATCACGGGCGTACGCGCGGCGAGCCTCCTCGGCCAGAAGGGCGGAGGCTATGCCAGCGGACAATCCGAGGAAGTCATCGACCTCGTCCGGTAAGGCGAACCCGTCACGCCCCCGCTACCTCGGTATCGAGGTGGCGGGGACGTCCAATCTCCGGAGCTCGCCGCCTTGGTGGCAGTCGCTCCTCTCGAGCTTCCAGCCCCCGAGCCCCGCTCCCCCTCCGTTCCGCGTCATCCGCTTCGATCGGGACCGCGCCATCGTCGAGGTCGGTCATCGCACCGTACCATCCGCGCGGGTGGCGTGGAACGCGACCGTGTCTGGACCCGATGGTCGAAGGTACTCCGTTCGCACCGTGCGGAGCTGGGGAACGCTCGTCGGTGCGAAGGCCTGGCTGCGGGGGAACGCCCGCCAGCCTCCGCGAACGGTACGCTGACCGCGCCCGCGAAAGTTATCTCCCATCCCCCCTCGCGATGCAGGGTAAGGCTGGTGGCGCCGGAATCCAATCGACAGGTGCGGATCACGCGGGCGTTGCTATCGGTCGACGATAAGGCCGGCCTGGTCGACTTCGCGCGAGCCCTTTCTCTCCATCAAATCGAGCTGTGGGCAACGGGAGGCACCCAGCGCTCGATCTCGTCGGCCGGGATCCCGGTCCGTGCGGCGGAGGAGCTCACGGGCATCGGCTCCTGGTTCGGCGGGCGCGTTAAGACGCTCCATCCCGCCATTCTCGGTGGGGTGCTCGCTCCCCGGACCGAGGAGGGGGCCCGGGAGCTGGCCGATCGCAACCTCCTCCCCTTCGATCTCGTGGTCGTGAACTTCTACCCGTTCGAGCGCCACCTTACCGAGCATCCGGACGCGAAGGATCGCGAGGAGTTCGTGGATATCGGCGGCGTCACGCTCGCTCGAGCCGCCGCCAAGAACCATCAGGACGTGGCGATCGTGGTCGATCCCGCCGACTATCCGGGGATCACTTCCGAACTGGGAACGCGCTCCGGGGCCCTTTCGGACGCGACCCGGCTCCGTCTCGCGTTGAAGGCGTTCGAGCGAACGGCCGCCTACGACGCGGCGATCGCCCGTGGGCTCGGGCCCGCTACCGATCGCTCCTCGGACCCCTTCCCGGCGGAGGTCACCTTCCGTCGCGAACCGCTCAAGCTTCGGTACGGCGAGAACCCGCACCAGCGCGCGTCCGTGTACTCCGCCGTGGGCTTCGGACTCCCGTCCACACCGTTCGCACTAGTGAAAGGGGACTCCCTCTCCTTCACGAACCTTCTGGACCTCGACACCGCGCTCGCCACGGTCGCCGAGTTCCCCGGCCCCAGCGCCGCCGTCGTCAAGCATGCCACCCCGTGCGGGGTCGCTTCGGGAGCCACGGTGAAGGAGGCCCTCGAACGGGCCGTGGCAAGCGACCCGGTCGCCCGATACGGCTGTGCTATCGCCATCAACCGGCCGTTCGGAGCCGGCGATGCGGACGCGCTCGCGGGGATCTTTGTGGATCTTCTCTCCGCTCCATCATTCGATGAAGCGAGCCGAGAGCGCCTCGCCCTTCGACCCAAGATCAAGCTCGTACGGATCGAGCCGCCCTCGCCTCAAGCGGAGCGCTGGGAGGCTCATAGTGGGCTCGGCCGCCTTTTGCTCCAAGAGGTCGATCGGCGTGAGCTCGTTCCACCGGACCTTCGCCTCGTGACCGGCACCGCCGTGACCCCGGAGGAGCTCTGCTCCCTCGATTTTGCCTGGCGGGTCGTCCGGCATGCGAAATCCAACGCGATCGTCCTCGCCCACGGGTCCCGGACCGTGGGAATCGGTTCCGGCCAGCCGACCCGAGCCCGTTCGGTCGAGCTTGCGTGCGCGGTGGCCGGTCCTCGGGCCAAGGGCGCGATCCTCGCTTCGGATGCCTTCTTCCCGTTCGCCGACGGCGTCGAGATCGCCGGCAAGGCCGGCGTCCGCGCGATCATCCAGCCCGGAGGTAGCCTGCGCGACCCGGAAGTGATCGCGATGGCCGACAAGTTCGGGATGTCGATGTACTTCACCGGGTGGCGGGTCTTCCGCCACTAGCGCGCCCTACGCGAATTCGAAGTGCTTCTTCAGGATCGTCCGGAACTCGCCGGGTTCGACGGGTCCGATCTCCCGTCCCTTCTCCTTCCCTTGGTTGAGGAAGAGGTAGGCCGGGATCGAGTGGATCCCGTAGGACTGGGTCACCGCGCTCGACTCGTCCACAATCACCTTCGCGAACTTGACCCGACCGACCCAGTGCTCGCTCAGCTCTCGCATGAGCGGTTCGGTGGCGCGGCAGGGAGCGCACCAATCCGCGTAGAAATCGACGACGACCGGGAGATCCGAGCGGATCACCTCTTGGTCGAAGTTCTCATCGTTGACGATGACGACGGTTCCAGGCACCAGCTTCGGCACGCTGATGCTTCGAACTCCGGGCGGGCTTTAAGCCTGTTCTTCGTGCGGCGAGCCGGGGATCCTGTGAGCGGACGCCGCCGAGCTGCGAAGGCGCCCGATGCGACCACCGCCCGGGCCCTGCTCGCCTGGTTCCGAAGCACCCGCCGCGAACTTCCCTGGAGACGCCGTCGGGACCCGTACCGCGTCTGGGTGGCCGAGGTCCTGCTCCAGCAGACCCGGGTCGACCAGGCGGTTCCCTATTTCGAACGGTTCGTGGCTCGGTTCCCGACCGTTCGCTCGCTCGCCCGGGCGCGCGAAGCGCAGATCCTCAAAGTCTGGGAAGGGGCCGGCTACTATGCTCGGGCCCG from Thermoplasmata archaeon carries:
- a CDS encoding ABC transporter ATP-binding protein is translated as MVKLSAGFAAAYRATMPSDQIALEAFDLGYAYAPGRFAIRHLNIDLHRGEVLGLLGRNGAGKTTTVRLLTTLLPPTEGTAVVLGQDVRYGGRALRSRLGVVLQAESLDFVTVERNLTLYAFLWGVPREVAKSRAEEMIELFELGEARRRKPWALSGGERRRFQVARELMHDMEILFLDEPTVGLDAIARRRILRYLKERARHGLSIVFTTHILHEADMLCDRIAVFHLGQLLALDTAEELKRKHAGAREVSVTFTAPPAPEVRTELARELEARGAVLLERVEDLTAPETKVAFLAPHAEEMLPWLSHWA
- a CDS encoding ABC transporter permease, which translates into the protein MKLPPVLRLVVRNFASNLDPLTIIIRFGQPVITIVVLGTMFSSIISTNVTGGGSYTAFLVPGMIAFQMITGGVVSGNLFWLDRRWAMVEQIFLGPFRRSEYLGGLVLTTLLFALVGVGIMMLVGLPFIGIPSLSPLGVATVLLTVALGSIFFAGLLIALGTRLRSANAYFTIQSFLQLFVIFLSTVYYPITSNTPKALAVVFYANPLTYAANTIRDAFGGTLGVTDLESLGVLGALAIVAFGAAIWGFRTMDLGPIQ
- a CDS encoding SRPBCC domain-containing protein encodes the protein MALTKMRTIQLQIFTRVSPKSAFKAISDPELLKRWLLDGATLSLRRGGRYSFTWDSGPTHTGKVLEFVPEKQITLTWQWPGQEDMLVTRLKLEIEPKNAGTVVKLTHSGFPKQERWVDLYGGSIQGWMYFLMNLKSVLDHGQDLRSQYDW
- the ftsZ gene encoding cell division protein FtsZ → MKSIIQEAIAKHQENQTLVDDRPKPANPSYVSVDDAELAKLADTLRVNIRIVGCGGGGSNTINRCTEEGIQGAEMCAINTDAKHLLTIHSPRKILIGRRATKGLGAGARPEIGEEAARENEEEIRQFLQGAHIVFITAGMGGGTGTGSAHLVARLAKEAGALTMGVVTLPFPGEGTARMEQARDGLERLRRVCDTTIVIQNEKLLELVPRMPLDAAFKLADAVLMTGIKGIAEIVTRPGLVNLDYADILTVMKDGGVALIGLGESESATDRVTEAVTEALTSPLLGNVDLKDATGALVRVIGGPTMTVSEAEKAAALVGGKISKRARIIWGCTVENSPEMENTIKVLLIITGVRAASLLGQKGGGYASGQSEEVIDLVR
- the purH gene encoding bifunctional phosphoribosylaminoimidazolecarboxamide formyltransferase/IMP cyclohydrolase, which encodes MAPESNRQVRITRALLSVDDKAGLVDFARALSLHQIELWATGGTQRSISSAGIPVRAAEELTGIGSWFGGRVKTLHPAILGGVLAPRTEEGARELADRNLLPFDLVVVNFYPFERHLTEHPDAKDREEFVDIGGVTLARAAAKNHQDVAIVVDPADYPGITSELGTRSGALSDATRLRLALKAFERTAAYDAAIARGLGPATDRSSDPFPAEVTFRREPLKLRYGENPHQRASVYSAVGFGLPSTPFALVKGDSLSFTNLLDLDTALATVAEFPGPSAAVVKHATPCGVASGATVKEALERAVASDPVARYGCAIAINRPFGAGDADALAGIFVDLLSAPSFDEASRERLALRPKIKLVRIEPPSPQAERWEAHSGLGRLLLQEVDRRELVPPDLRLVTGTAVTPEELCSLDFAWRVVRHAKSNAIVLAHGSRTVGIGSGQPTRARSVELACAVAGPRAKGAILASDAFFPFADGVEIAGKAGVRAIIQPGGSLRDPEVIAMADKFGMSMYFTGWRVFRH
- a CDS encoding thioredoxin domain-containing protein; the protein is MPKLVPGTVVIVNDENFDQEVIRSDLPVVVDFYADWCAPCRATEPLMRELSEHWVGRVKFAKVIVDESSAVTQSYGIHSIPAYLFLNQGKEKGREIGPVEPGEFRTILKKHFEFA